Proteins from a single region of Anomalospiza imberbis isolate Cuckoo-Finch-1a 21T00152 unplaced genomic scaffold, ASM3175350v1 scaffold_53, whole genome shotgun sequence:
- the LOC137467179 gene encoding olfactory receptor 14J1-like — protein MCYDRYVSICKPLHYGTLLGSRACAHMAAAAWASAFLYSLLHTANTFSLPLCHGNALGQFFCEIPHILKLSCSKSHLRELGLIAVSACLAFGCFLFIVFSYVQIFRAVLRIPSEQGWHKAFSTCLPHLAVISLFLSTGIFAHMKPPSMSSPSLDLALSVLYSVVPPALNPLIYSLRNQELKAAVKRLVTGWFREH, from the coding sequence atgtgctacgaccgctacgtgtccatctgcaaacccctgcactacgggaccctcctgggcagcagagcttgtgcccacatggcagcagctgcctgggccagtgcctttctctattcactgctgcacacggccaatacattttccctgcccctgtgccatggcaatgccctgggccagttcttctgtgaaatcccacacatcctcaaactctcctgctccaaatcccacctcagggaacttgggctcattgctgttagtgcctgtttggcatttggctgttttttgttcattgttttctcctatgtgcagatcttccgggccgtgctgaggatcccctctgagcagggatggcacaaagccttttccacctgcctccctcacttGGCCGTGatctctctgttcctcagcacagGCATATTTGCTCACatgaagcccccctccatgtcctccccatccctggatctggccctgtcagttctgtactcggtggtgcctccagccctgaaccccctcatctacagcctgaggaaccaggagctcaaggctgcagtgaagAGACTGGTGACTGGATGGTTTcgggaacattaa